Within the Legionella pneumophila subsp. pneumophila str. Philadelphia 1 genome, the region CTGATCAAATTAAATTTTCAACGAGTGAATACACATGGCCAACAATCCAAGACTTATCATAGGCATCAGTGGCTCATCAGGCATAATCTATGGGATTAGACTATTACAAGTCTTGCAAAAACTACCCATAGAAACGCATTTAGTCATTAGCAAAGCAGGGCAATTGACCCGTGCTTATGAAACAAATATTAGTGCCGCAGAACTCAAAGCTTTAGCAGATGTCTATCATCCCTGCACTGACCTCACCGCATCCATTGCCAGCGGCTCATTTAAAACTTTAGGCATGATCATTGCGCCCTGTTCAATGAAAACCTTAGGTGAAATTGCGCATGGTATCAGTAGCAACCTGTTGACCCGAGCCGCTGATGTCGTTCTTAAAGAACGCAGAAAATTGGTGCTCTTGCCGAGGGAAACACCTTTGCATCTTGTTCATCTGAACAATATGGTGTGTATTACACAAATGGGAGGCATTATCTGCCCTCCAGTGCCCGCCTTTTATAATCATCCGCAAAACATAGACGACTTAATCAATGATACCGTTGGGAGAGTACTCGATTTATTTGATTTGGATTGTGGATTGGTGAAACGCTGGGGCGAAACATAAAAAAACGCGGCTAAAGCCGCGTTTTTAATGACCACTTGCTTGTAATATTTTTATATTACTTTGAGCCAGTGAGGGATACAGTAGAAGTTGGGTTCTCAACCACTTCAGGAGTAACATCCTTAGGTTGTGCAAATACCTTAGTAGTGTGGACAGGCTCTTCTTCTTCAGAGCTTGAACTGGAAAGTTGTACAGTTTGTTGTTGCTCAGAACCTTTGCTTAAGCCACTGAATTGGTTTCTACGTACTTCTTCAAATGTCTCATCGTTAACAGGTGTAAACTCTGGGTTGCTGGAAGGCTTTTTGCTACGCAAATTAGAGATGCATTCTCTTAATGCGTTAAAAGCATTAACAACTGTAGCGCCAAGATAAACGCCAGTACTGGTTAAAGCAGCAGCAACACCGGCAGTAGCAGCAACTTGAGCCGCATAACCAGCACCAACTACTGAAGCGATTGATACTCCAAAAACAGAGAAGTTAACTACAGCAGCCAAAGCAGCAGGCCAGAAAGCAACGGTTAAAGCAGCAGCACCAGCAACAACTAAAGAAGACCAAAACGCAACTGAAATTGCCTTTTGATGACTAGAAATGAAATTGGCAACGCTTGTTCCCAAATATTTAACAGCGTCCAGAGTCAAACCAATCAAACCACGGTTTCTTACATAGTTACCATCTTCATCTTGAATGTAGTTACCGCGTTTGTCTTTTGCGTAAGAACCTAAAAATAGGTTAGTTAAACCAGAAAAAACGGCTGCTGGCAAATAAAATACGCCAGTTGCAAATTGTTTTAATGTCATTTTTTTACTCCAAGGTTATAAATCGGAGCAGATTGTAGCAACCCATTTCCTAAATGTGAATTAATTGTGCGCAATATGTTGTTACAAAAGTGTAAAGTAAGTTCATTTTATTGTCTTCATCTCAACCAGGTTTTTGCCAAGAGCTCGATAAAATTTACAATGTATGATCAGGTGATCAGGATTTTCGAAAACCCAAGATAGAAGCAAAAAATGCCATCAATTAAGATGCTTGAATAAGCTAAATGATCAAATTCAAGCGATCAACGTTTTTCGTAAACCCTGAAGATATATTTGATTTGTGCTCGAATTTTAGATTCTAAGTTCTGTCATTTCATAGCCCCCATCAAGAGCCTGATGGTTTGAATCTGTTGAAAAATTCAATGGGTTTGGTCTGTCTTCAGCAGAATCAGTAGAAGTATAATCATTAAATTCTTCATCCACCTCGACTTCAAAAGACTCACTGGCCTCTCCCTCCAAATGACCCATTAAATAACGGTAGGTATCCTCTTCATTGATCTCAACTTGATGTTCCTGCTTATGACCAAAGTATGAATAAACATGTTTAGCAATGCTAATTGATTGTTTCCATGCCACCAGGCCTCCTAAAATTGCTCCAAAAGCAGCTCCAGTAACAATACAGCCCAGGGTTAGCACAGCGAGAGGAAGATGCAATGACGTTAAAAAAGCCAATGGTGCCATTCCAAAAATACTTATGCTGGCAAATGCCGCCAGAACCGGGGGGAAGAACAGAGCCAGAAATGTAACACTCAAACCTACAACCGCCGATCCAATCAAAAGCATTGTCAAATAGCTCTTGTTATTTTTATACCATTCTTTGATTTTATCCCACATAAAAAACTCCAAACCAAAATTTCAGGGATTATATCATTAATTTAACTGTGTGGGTTAAATATGAACACATTTTTGATATCGAGTGGGATCATCTACTCCAGCACTCTTAAAACCCCGCTTTCTAAAAGTACAGCTATCACACTGTCCGCAAGCTTCACCTGCTTCATTCGCTTGATAGCAGGAAACCGTTAATCCGTAATCAACACCAAGTTCAGTACCTAATTGAATAGTCTGCACTTTGCTCAGATATTGCAGAGGAGCATTGATAGTAAAGCGATCGCCTTCAATTCCTGCTTTCGTTGCCAAGTTTGCCAAAGATTGGAAAGATTCAATAAACTCCGGGCGACAATCAGGATAATGGGAATAATCAACAGAACTGGCACCAATAAAAATATCTCTGGCACCAATTGATTCAGCATAACCCAAAGCCATAGCCAAAAAAATAGTATTACGGGCTGGGACATAGGTGACTGGTATTTCCGGGCTTTCCTTGAATTCGGGGACCTCAATAGATGCATCAGTCAAAGCGGAGCCACCAAATAAAGCGATATCCAGGGTGACTATTTTATGATCAGCTGCACCCATATGTTTCGCAATTCGAGTTGCGGCACACAGTTCTGCGGAATGCCTCTGGCCGTAAGAAAAGCTTAATGCATAACAAGCAAACCCCTGAGATTTAGCCAACGCGAGACAAGTCGTTGAATCCAAACCGCCAGAAAGCAAGACCACAGCTTTTTTCATAATGCAAAACCTCAAAAAATTGGAACAATTGCTTGCTCTTAAAAATTCCTGCTAAAATGCAGGTCAATTATGCCACAATATGGAATGTGATGACGACACCTCTATATCCAATAATTTTAGCCGGGGGCTCTGGCACTCGACTATGGCCTTTATCAAGACAAAATTTTCCTAAGCAATTTTTAAAATTAAATGGCGAATTGTCTTTAATTCAACAAACCATGAAAAGAGCGATGGGATTGCCTGGCAATCAAACCATTATCGTAAGTAATGATGCCCATTACTTTATCTGTCAGGATCAATTGCAAGATTTTAATGCACAAACCACTTACTTGCTTGAGCCTTGTGCAAGAAATACAGCCCCCGCGATAGCATGCGCAGCCCATTATTTGGCAAACACAGTAGGAAAGGATGCTGTCATGCTGGTTTTACCCTCGGATCACTGGATAGCTGATGATGAAATCTGGCTGGCCGCCATGTTAGAGGGGGGACAATTTGCCTCAGAAAACAATGCGATAGTGACATTTGGGATAAAGCCTGATAGCCCCAAAACCGGTTATGGCTACATTGAGGCCGGCACCACTTTATCCAGTGATATAAAGCAAGTTTTGAGCTTTAGAGAAAAACCAGACGCGCACACTGCCGCACAATTCGTCAGTAAAGGGAATTATTTCTGGAATAGCGGCATGTTCATTTGTCGTGCAGGGGTTTATCTTGAAGAGCTGGAACAATTTGAAGCCAACATCTACCAATTCAGTCAACAAGCATTGACCCTTGCGCAGCATCATCATGATTTTTTGCGCCTTGATCTGGATTGTTTTTCTCAATGTAAAGAAGAGTCTATAGACTATGCCATAATGGAAAAAACAGACAAAGCTGTTGTAATACCCATTTCAATACAATGGAGCGATCTGGGCTGCTGGACCGCTGTGGCCGACGCGAACAAACAAGACGAACAAGGCAATACTCTCATTGGAAATGTCATCGCCCAGGATAGTCACAATTGCCTCATTAATAGTGAAGAGTTGTTAGTCACAACCGTTGGCATTCAGGATCAAATCATCGTTGCAACGAGTGACGCTGTGTTAGTTGCCGATAAACGCTATTCGCAACAAGTGAAAGATTTGGTTCACTCCTTACGCAAAGATCATCCTCATTTAACTCAAGATCATCAACGTGTTCCCAGACCATGGGGGTATTATGAAGTGCTGGCAGAGGGCACCTCATTCAAAGTCAAACGTCTTATGGTGAAGCCTGGTGCAAAACTCTCTTTACAAACGCATCAGCATCGGGCCGAGCATTGGGTTATCGTTGGCGGTGAGGCCGAGGTAGTTAATGGAAACAATACGTTCCGATTATCAAAAAACCAATCCACCTACATTCCGAAAAACGCATTGCATCGATTAAGTAACCCACATAATGAACCACTTTATGTTATCGAAGTACAAAGTGGCTCCTATCTGGGCGAAGACGACATCAAACGCTTTGATGATATTTATTTAAGAAAGGAAGTTGAACTGGCAGAGTGAATTCTATCCAAAACAGCTCTCTTGATTCCACTCACTGTGCTTAGCACTCTTGCCTAAGTTGCAATACACTTTATCCCTATTCCTGCAAATTTTAGTATCAATACTGTAAAGCCAACCGCATTCATCTTGTACCCAAAATAAATACTATGTTATAAAAAAGAACAAATTTGCTTTTTATAGTATCATTTATATAGGTAATTAACAAAAATTAAAAAAGAGATGACTTTATGGCAACCAGTAGTTTAATTCTTCAATCTTACCTGAAAACCCTCAAAACAGATGAGAAATCTGAACTACGCTATGAAGACAAAGTAGAAGAACTTCTTGAATACAATAGCAATGCCAAAGGAAGCGATTTTCTAACGCCACTGAGTTTTTATCTGCCCATTATTGAAAATACTGATGAAGTCATGCTTCGCTACATGAGTGAAGAAAACAAGCAGAAACTCATACGAGATCTGCAAGTTGCCTACTTACTTTTACTCACACAAAAAAAATACGAGGAAGAACATCAGAAATATGAAAACATAAAAACCTATGCGCAGCACATTAAACGATGTGAAGAACTGCTAGACCACCTCAATTATAATCAAGTCTGCAAAGAACAAAAAAGAGCGCCCTCTCCAGAACATGGCTATGCCAGCGATGGTTATCCAGTAAAGTACTTGAGCATTTTTTTGGGTAAAGAACTGGCAGAAATGATAGTCGATTCTATGGATCGCAAAACCAAAACCATCAAAGAATCAATGGGCTGGTTTAATGAAAAACGTTTGTATTGGGTTTGGGCATCCAGCCTGCTCAAAGTGATACTCGCTGCATTACCTGATGATTTTTTCAATGTCGGTCAGGCAACCCAGGTAGTCAAAGCCCCTGACCCTTATACTGGAACCCTGAGTTGGGCTTTGTATTATTTTCGCTTTTCCCTCAATATGTTTTTGCTACTCAAACATACAATTAGTGGTCCATGGATGAGTGAGAGGGAAAAAAAGACACCGTGGACAGAACGGTTCCTCACCCAGTGGGATCAAAGAAAATTCACCTTGCTCAATGACTCCATCTGGGCAACAGGAAACTTGATTTGCTTTTTCTGGCTTACTGGCAAAGGCGCTCTCGGGACCTGGGGTGATGTATTGACTTTGGCATTGCTAGTCTTTGACATCAGCATAGCCATTTGGGATTACGAAGAGCAAAAGACTCGCCACAACAAAGAAATGCTGGCTTATGAGGAAGACATTAAAAAATTAAAGCAGTTAATTAGCAAGGCAGAAGAAGAACCCGGAAAAGAGGATGAAAAGCTTAGAATAATCAAAGAATATGAATTGCAATTGCAAGGTTTAATGCGGGCGCAAAAAGAATCTGAAAGAAATTGGGATCTGCAAAAAGTCAGTTTATATGCAGGTATAGCTTATGCTGTCGGACTCATGCTCGCTTTTGCATTACTGGCTGCGCCTTTCTTCCCCGTTTCCGGACCGGCTTTACTGGCAATCACCATAACAGGCGCTGTTCTTTGCCTGGCTTTTACAGTGATTTATAATGGTGTGAAAGGCGGCATGGAAGTCTACAAAGCACATTGCTCCGCCAAGGAAGCGAAAGAAGGATATAATAACAAGATCGAGCTATTTAAACTCTTATTGGAAAAAAATCCATCACTGGATGATAATGAAAAAAAATTTCTCTTCCTGGAAATCAAAAAATTAAAGGCAGAAACTGAATACCAGAAGCAAATGGTTGTTTTTCAAACCATGCATTTGCTACGTTCGGTGATTTTGGAATCATTTATACCAGCCGTTGTTTTTGCCAGCTTCGTGTTTTTACCGTTAGGAATTGGATTTGCCGTGTTGGGCGCCACAATTGGTGTTGCCTTGGCGACCAACTTAATGATTAATGCTGCTTTCAAACCTGCGAAAGAGGAAGTCAAAGCCTTTGATGAAAAGGAATATGAGGCTTTTTGTAAAGATCCGGATAATTGGAGTAAACCCTCCAAATCAAAACAAGGGTTCTTTCAGTCCAAAGAGAAAAAACCTCTTTTAGATAACGTTGCTGCAAAAACACAGGAAAAAGAAAAGGATAGGCTAGAGCTGCTGGATGATGAGAGCAGTATACCTCTGTTGTTAAGTAGCAAAAACAATCCCAGCATATAATCTTCATTACATCTTGGGACAATTGCCAAAAAAGTGTATAATTGCTCATTTTTTTATATGTTAGCTTGGATCTTTTTTGCAGATGGTCCAAAAATCCAATTTATAATTTTGGCATAACTAATGGTTAAACATGAATCTCGAACAATTATATGATGTCATAGTCGTTGGCGGAGGGCATGCTGGTACAGAAGCAGCGCTTGCAGCAGCACGCTTGGGTGTAAAAACCTTGTTATTGACCCATAACATAGACTTGCTTGGACAAATGTCCTGCAATCCAGCCATAGGGGGCATTGGTAAAGGTCACCTGGTTAAAGAAATTGATGCCCTTGACGGGGCCATGGCTAAAGCCGCCGATCAGGCGGGGATCCAATTTCGAATTCTTAATGCCTCAAAAGGACCTGCCGTTCGAGCCACACGCGCACAAGCTGATCGTGTTTTGTATAGAAAAGCCATTCGCACACAATTGCAATCACAGGCTAACTTAACCATATTTCAACAAGCAGTTGATGATTTGAAAATTGAAGGCGGATTAGTCACTGGTGTTGTAACCCAAATGGGGCTCACGCTCAAGGCACGCGCTGTTGTATTAACAGTAGGAACTTTTCTGGGTGGCAAGATTCATGTCGGTATGAACCAATACGCAGGAGGCAGGGCAGGAGATCCTCCATCCATTGCGTTATCTAAAAGCTTGCGGGATTTGGATTTACCGGTAGGGCGTTTGAAAACAGGAACTCCTCCTCGAATTGACAGACGCACCATTGATTTTAGCCAGATGGTGGAACAACCAGGTGATACCCCGGTTCCAGTATTTTCCTATTTGGGAGCGGCAAGCGACCATCCTCAACAAGTACCATGCCATATTACCCATACTACAGAAGCCACTCATGACATAATAAGAAATAATTTGGATAAATCGCCAATGTATGCGGGAGTCATTGAAGGAGTTGGCCCTCGTTATTGCCCCTCGATAGAAGACAAAATTGTTCGCTTTGCTGATAAAACATCTCACCAGATTTTTGTGGAACCGGAAGGTCTGACAACGGAAGAAATATACCCTAATGGAATTTCTACCAGCCTCCCCTTCGAGGTACAAGTGCAATTTGTGCGCACCATTAAAGGTTTTGAAAACGCCCACATCACCAGGCCAGGTTACGCCATCGAGTATGATTATTTTGATCCACGCGGATTAACCTCATTTTTGCAAACCAAAGCCATTCCTAATTTGTTTTTTGCCGGGCAAATCAATGGGACAACCGGATATGAGGAAGCAGCAGCACAAGGAATTATAGCGGGCATGAATGCGGCATTGCAAATCAAAGATCAAGAGTTATGGTGTCCGCGCAGAGATGAGGCCTACATAGGTGTACTTATCGATGATTTGATTACGTGCGGAACGCAAGAGCCCTATAGAATGTTTACTTCAAGAGCAGAGTATCGTTTGCTATTACGTGAGGATAATGCCGATTTAAGACTAACTGAGAAAGGTCGACAGCTTGGCTTGGTAGGTGATGAACGATGGGACAGCTTTTCCAAAAAGCGTGAAGCAATTGAGTCCACTCAAGCTTTGTTATACAACAGCTGGGTGAGGGTTCATCATAATGATTTGTTTAAAGAGACTTTGTTTAATCCAATGCAACACGATTGCCGTGCCGTTGAATTTTTAAAACGACCGGAGATAAATTATCAGCATCTTTTAATGATGGATGATTTGAATTTGCCTGAATTGCCACAAGAAATAACAGAGCAAATTGAAATTCAGAATAAATATGCCGGGTACATAGACAGGCAACAACAAGAAATTGAGAAATTACGCAAGCATGAAAACACCCTGCTCCCAGAGACTTTGGATTATAATGACGTCGTTGGTTTATCGAGTGAGGTCATTCAAAAACTAAACCGGATTAAACCAACTTCCTTGGCTCAAGCCGGGCGGATTTCTGGCGTAACACCTGCCGCGCTGTCTCTTTTACTTGTTCATCTGAAAAAGAGTCGGCTTCCAGTATGATAGATAATACGAAAATAAGATCATTGCTTGAAAAGGGTTTAGCCGAGTTTAAACTCGATTCCATCGGCGACCTCTTGCTTGATTTTTTGCTCCTGCTCAATAAATGGAATAAAACATATAACCTCACTGCAATACGTGATATTGAAACCATGGTCAGCAAGCACCTGTTCGACAGTCTGGCTATTTTACCCTGGATAAAGGGAAACCATATTATCGATGTGGGTACTGGCCCGGGTTTACCTGGCATCCCTTTGGCTATTGCCAAACCTGACTTACAATTTGTATTATTGGACAGTAATGGGAAAAAAATTCGCTTTCTCAATGAAGTAAAACGTCAACTCAATATAAAAAACATTGAACCAATACAAATTCGAGTAGAGAACTACCACCCAAACCAAGGTTTTGATACAGTAATAAGCAGAGCATTTAGCAGTCTCGAACAAATGATAAAATGGACTCAACATCTTGTCGCTCAGGATGGTTTGTGGTTAGCCATGAAAGGGCGGTTTCCGGATACTGAATTGGTTCCGATTCATCAAACATACCGAGTTGAGAGGTATGCTGTCCCGGGTATCGAGGGAGAGCGTTGCTGTGTGCTTATTAACAACACGAACAAGGAATAATTATGGCGAAAGTCATAGCCATTGCCAACCAAAAAGGTGGAGTAGGTAAAACAACCACAGCCATCAATTTATCTGCATCTCTTGCCGCATCCAAACAGCAAGTTTTGCTGATCGATTTAGATCCTCAGGGTAATGCGACGATGGGTAGTGGGGTAGATAAAAGACAGTTGGTTCACACAACCAATGATGTCTTGTTACGTGATTGCCTGGCTGAGCAGGCATGCCTTGCGACAACTTGCGGATATGATTTAATTCCCGGTAACGAAGATTTAACGGTTGCAGAAGTCAGCCTGATGGAGCGCAATCATCGGGAAACTTTCTTATTTAAAGCGTTACAACCCATCCAGTCCAATTATGATTTTATTTTAATTGACTGCCCTCCTGCTTTGAATACATTAACCATTAACGCCTTTGTTGCTGCTGACTCTGTTTTGATACCCATGCAGTGTGAATACTATGCTTTGGAAGGATTGGCTGCTTTGTTGTCAACCATTGAGCAAGTGAAATCGACGGTAAATTCGCGTTTGCACATCGAAGGCGTGCTTCGTACCATGTATGATGCACGTAACAGATTATGCGCCGAAGTTTCCAAGCAGTTATTAGAGCATT harbors:
- a CDS encoding UbiX family flavin prenyltransferase, translating into MANNPRLIIGISGSSGIIYGIRLLQVLQKLPIETHLVISKAGQLTRAYETNISAAELKALADVYHPCTDLTASIASGSFKTLGMIIAPCSMKTLGEIAHGISSNLLTRAADVVLKERRKLVLLPRETPLHLVHLNNMVCITQMGGIICPPVPAFYNHPQNIDDLINDTVGRVLDLFDLDCGLVKRWGET
- a CDS encoding lpg2884 family Dot/Icm T4SS effector: MTLKQFATGVFYLPAAVFSGLTNLFLGSYAKDKRGNYIQDEDGNYVRNRGLIGLTLDAVKYLGTSVANFISSHQKAISVAFWSSLVVAGAAALTVAFWPAALAAVVNFSVFGVSIASVVGAGYAAQVAATAGVAAALTSTGVYLGATVVNAFNALRECISNLRSKKPSSNPEFTPVNDETFEEVRRNQFSGLSKGSEQQQTVQLSSSSSEEEEPVHTTKVFAQPKDVTPEVVENPTSTVSLTGSK
- a CDS encoding ParA family protein, which codes for MAKVIAIANQKGGVGKTTTAINLSASLAASKQQVLLIDLDPQGNATMGSGVDKRQLVHTTNDVLLRDCLAEQACLATTCGYDLIPGNEDLTVAEVSLMERNHRETFLFKALQPIQSNYDFILIDCPPALNTLTINAFVAADSVLIPMQCEYYALEGLAALLSTIEQVKSTVNSRLHIEGVLRTMYDARNRLCAEVSKQLLEHFPAKVYRTVVPRNVRLAEAPSHGMPALQYDKSSPGAAAYMVLAAEVISKQTVAS
- a CDS encoding lpg2885 family Dot/Icm T4SS effector, which produces MEFFMWDKIKEWYKNNKSYLTMLLIGSAVVGLSVTFLALFFPPVLAAFASISIFGMAPLAFLTSLHLPLAVLTLGCIVTGAAFGAILGGLVAWKQSISIAKHVYSYFGHKQEHQVEINEEDTYRYLMGHLEGEASESFEVEVDEEFNDYTSTDSAEDRPNPLNFSTDSNHQALDGGYEMTELRI
- the queC gene encoding 7-cyano-7-deazaguanine synthase QueC, whose translation is MKKAVVLLSGGLDSTTCLALAKSQGFACYALSFSYGQRHSAELCAATRIAKHMGAADHKIVTLDIALFGGSALTDASIEVPEFKESPEIPVTYVPARNTIFLAMALGYAESIGARDIFIGASSVDYSHYPDCRPEFIESFQSLANLATKAGIEGDRFTINAPLQYLSKVQTIQLGTELGVDYGLTVSCYQANEAGEACGQCDSCTFRKRGFKSAGVDDPTRYQKCVHI
- a CDS encoding mannose-1-phosphate guanylyltransferase/mannose-6-phosphate isomerase, encoding MTTPLYPIILAGGSGTRLWPLSRQNFPKQFLKLNGELSLIQQTMKRAMGLPGNQTIIVSNDAHYFICQDQLQDFNAQTTYLLEPCARNTAPAIACAAHYLANTVGKDAVMLVLPSDHWIADDEIWLAAMLEGGQFASENNAIVTFGIKPDSPKTGYGYIEAGTTLSSDIKQVLSFREKPDAHTAAQFVSKGNYFWNSGMFICRAGVYLEELEQFEANIYQFSQQALTLAQHHHDFLRLDLDCFSQCKEESIDYAIMEKTDKAVVIPISIQWSDLGCWTAVADANKQDEQGNTLIGNVIAQDSHNCLINSEELLVTTVGIQDQIIVATSDAVLVADKRYSQQVKDLVHSLRKDHPHLTQDHQRVPRPWGYYEVLAEGTSFKVKRLMVKPGAKLSLQTHQHRAEHWVIVGGEAEVVNGNNTFRLSKNQSTYIPKNALHRLSNPHNEPLYVIEVQSGSYLGEDDIKRFDDIYLRKEVELAE
- the rsmG gene encoding 16S rRNA (guanine(527)-N(7))-methyltransferase RsmG yields the protein MIDNTKIRSLLEKGLAEFKLDSIGDLLLDFLLLLNKWNKTYNLTAIRDIETMVSKHLFDSLAILPWIKGNHIIDVGTGPGLPGIPLAIAKPDLQFVLLDSNGKKIRFLNEVKRQLNIKNIEPIQIRVENYHPNQGFDTVISRAFSSLEQMIKWTQHLVAQDGLWLAMKGRFPDTELVPIHQTYRVERYAVPGIEGERCCVLINNTNKE
- the mnmG gene encoding tRNA uridine-5-carboxymethylaminomethyl(34) synthesis enzyme MnmG; translated protein: MNLEQLYDVIVVGGGHAGTEAALAAARLGVKTLLLTHNIDLLGQMSCNPAIGGIGKGHLVKEIDALDGAMAKAADQAGIQFRILNASKGPAVRATRAQADRVLYRKAIRTQLQSQANLTIFQQAVDDLKIEGGLVTGVVTQMGLTLKARAVVLTVGTFLGGKIHVGMNQYAGGRAGDPPSIALSKSLRDLDLPVGRLKTGTPPRIDRRTIDFSQMVEQPGDTPVPVFSYLGAASDHPQQVPCHITHTTEATHDIIRNNLDKSPMYAGVIEGVGPRYCPSIEDKIVRFADKTSHQIFVEPEGLTTEEIYPNGISTSLPFEVQVQFVRTIKGFENAHITRPGYAIEYDYFDPRGLTSFLQTKAIPNLFFAGQINGTTGYEEAAAQGIIAGMNAALQIKDQELWCPRRDEAYIGVLIDDLITCGTQEPYRMFTSRAEYRLLLREDNADLRLTEKGRQLGLVGDERWDSFSKKREAIESTQALLYNSWVRVHHNDLFKETLFNPMQHDCRAVEFLKRPEINYQHLLMMDDLNLPELPQEITEQIEIQNKYAGYIDRQQQEIEKLRKHENTLLPETLDYNDVVGLSSEVIQKLNRIKPTSLAQAGRISGVTPAALSLLLVHLKKSRLPV
- a CDS encoding lpg2888 family Dot/Icm T4SS effector, encoding MATSSLILQSYLKTLKTDEKSELRYEDKVEELLEYNSNAKGSDFLTPLSFYLPIIENTDEVMLRYMSEENKQKLIRDLQVAYLLLLTQKKYEEEHQKYENIKTYAQHIKRCEELLDHLNYNQVCKEQKRAPSPEHGYASDGYPVKYLSIFLGKELAEMIVDSMDRKTKTIKESMGWFNEKRLYWVWASSLLKVILAALPDDFFNVGQATQVVKAPDPYTGTLSWALYYFRFSLNMFLLLKHTISGPWMSEREKKTPWTERFLTQWDQRKFTLLNDSIWATGNLICFFWLTGKGALGTWGDVLTLALLVFDISIAIWDYEEQKTRHNKEMLAYEEDIKKLKQLISKAEEEPGKEDEKLRIIKEYELQLQGLMRAQKESERNWDLQKVSLYAGIAYAVGLMLAFALLAAPFFPVSGPALLAITITGAVLCLAFTVIYNGVKGGMEVYKAHCSAKEAKEGYNNKIELFKLLLEKNPSLDDNEKKFLFLEIKKLKAETEYQKQMVVFQTMHLLRSVILESFIPAVVFASFVFLPLGIGFAVLGATIGVALATNLMINAAFKPAKEEVKAFDEKEYEAFCKDPDNWSKPSKSKQGFFQSKEKKPLLDNVAAKTQEKEKDRLELLDDESSIPLLLSSKNNPSI